ATTATTCCACCAGATGATGGATCAGGCAAACGACGAAGCGCCCGCCCCGGAAAACCGCACGGGCCGGGGTTGGCGCTCCGACGAAGTCGTGCGATGTAGAACGAGCACCATGTCCACTACCTCTTCGCCCCGACGAGCAGAACGCGCGAACGGCCTCGCCACCCGTCTGCGCATCCGGTCCGTGGCCCTGAACACCTTCGCCGCCTCGGGCTACGCGGCCACCTCGCTGCGCCAGATCGCCCTGGCGGCCGAGGTGGACCTCGCGACGCTGAAGTATCACTTCGGCGACAAGGCGGGCCTCTTCGCCGAGGTCTACTGGCTCGGTCACGACGCCTTCGTGCGCGCGCTCGGCCCGGTGCTCGAGCAGCTCGCCACCGTGCAGACCCGCGCCGAGCTCCGCGCCGAGCTCCGCACCACAGTGAGCCAGGTGCACGACTTCCTCTGCGCGAACCTCCCGTTCGCGCGGCTCGCCATGTTTCGCCTGCTCGATTCCTCGAGCGAGCCGATCGCACTCTCCGACCAGCTCGAGGCCGACGTGGTGGGCCGCATCGACCGCGCGCTGATCCACCTCACGCAGAGGCGCCTCGTGCGCGCCGTGGACACCCGCGCGTTGCTCCTGCTCC
This region of Deltaproteobacteria bacterium genomic DNA includes:
- a CDS encoding TetR/AcrR family transcriptional regulator, which produces MSTTSSPRRAERANGLATRLRIRSVALNTFAASGYAATSLRQIALAAEVDLATLKYHFGDKAGLFAEVYWLGHDAFVRALGPVLEQLATVQTRAELRAELRTTVSQVHDFLCANLPFARLAMFRLLDSSSEPIALSDQLEADVVGRIDRALIHLTQRRLVRAVDTRALLLLLVTSLSMWLIAARARPDWLGEPRLETPAGRERFCLFFTDLLEQHLLVGPAVEGALPELPSLAARAAKRKNG